From the genome of Arthrobacter sp. ERGS1:01:
CTCGTCGGACTCCCGGACGTCGATGATCTGCACGTGCTGATCGGCGGCCAGGAGGTCGGCCGTGGTGATTTCCTTCAAGGGGGTGCTCCTAAATGTGGGATGTGCGCCCGGCCGGGGACCGGCGTCGGACGGGAAAGGGACGTCTCCCCTCAACGGTACAGAGGAAACCCGGGGCGTGCCGACGCACCGGTGGCTATGCTGAAGGCGTGAACGCACCCCTTGCCCCGCGCGCCCGCACCGTCGATGTTGAGGATGTGGAACGCTTTGACGCCTTGCTCGAGGCCGGCGCCGCCTCCATGCACGGCTGGCATTTCCAGGCCGTGGACTTGCGCGGGCGTTCCAGCGAGCTGGTGCGGCTGCGGGCGTCGGGCGCCATTTTCATGGGCTGCACGTTCGCCGAGGGAATCGAGGAACTGCTGCGCTCCCGCGGGGCGTTGATCTTCCCCACGCTGCCGCACATCCCGTTCAACGCCTACCGGGGACGCCTCTATACCGGGGCGGAACTGTACGCGGGCATCAGCGGCACCGAGTATGAGGCCGTCCCGGACGCCAGGATCTACCAGTGGACCATGCAGGCAGGCTCTGGCCGTGCCTTGAACGCCACGCTTGCCACGGCCATGCACGATCACGCGATTTCCGACGCCCTTGACGACGTCCTTGACGGCTGCGCGGCCGCGGGGACTCCCGTGGTGGGCGTGATGGGCGGGCATGTGGCCGCCCGCGGAAGTGCCGAGTATGCCCAGGCCGCCCGCTTGGGCCGTTCGTTGGCCCGCCAGGGGTTCATGGTGGCCACGGGCGGCGGCCCCGGCGCCATGGAGGCCGCCAATCTGGGCGCGTATCTGTCCACGTACGACGACGACGCCCTGGACGGCGCGCTGGCCACCCTGGGTGCCGTGCCCGGTTTCCGGCCCTCGATCACCGAATGGGCCCGTGCGGCGCAGGCGGTCCTGGCCGGGTATCCGTCGGGTGCGCCGAGCATCGGCATCCCCACCTGGTTCTACGGCCACGAACCGCCCAATGTGTTCGCCACCCACATCGCCAAGTACTTTGCGAACTCCATCCGGGAGGCGGTCCTGCTGGCACGCTCCAATGGCGGGATCATCTTCCTGCCCGGCGCGGCCGGCACGGTGCAGGAGATCTTCCAGGACGCCTGCGAGAACTATTACGCGGCCGACGGCGCCGTCACCCCGATGATCCTGGTGGGCAGGACGCATTGGGAGCAGGAATTGCCCGTGCAACCGCTGTTGGCGGCGCTGGGGCGGGGCCGGGCCATGGCGGCGAATGTGCACGTCGTCGAAACCGTCGACGAGGCGTGCGCGGTGCTCGCCTCCCGGCCCACCCTGTTGCAGTAGCTGCTAGCCGATGACCGATCCGAACAGCAGGCCCAGCACGTAGGTGGCCGCGGCTGCACCCATGCCGATGCCCAGCTGGCGCAGGCCACGCCACAGCGGTGATGCCCCGGAGAGCAGGCCGACGACGGCGCCCGTGCCCATGAGCGTCAGGCCCACCAGGGCGCAGGACAATGCCAGGGCGCCGATGCCCGTCATGCCGAACAGGAACGGCAGGATGGGGATGATGGCGCCGGAGGCGAAGAAGCAGAAGCTGGAGCTTGCCGCACCCCAGGCGGTGCCCAGGGTTTCGTGGTCGTCGGCTTCCTCGAACTTGTCCGGCTGCAGGGACAGGCTGGGGTCGCAGTCGCAGGTGAACTGGCCCATGCGTTCGGCTGCCCGGTGCTCGGCCGTTTCACGGGACATGCCGCGGGCCAGGTAGACCAGCACCAGTTCGTTGTTCTCGAGGTCCAAGGACGGTGCCGCGGACAGCGTGACCTGGGTGGGGAGGGAGGCGTCGAGCAGTTCGCGCTGGGACCGGACGGAAACAAACTCCCCGGCACCCATGGACAACGCCCCGGCCAGGAGCCCGGCGATGCCGCTGAACAGGACCACCTGGCTGCCCACGCCGGTGGCCGCCATACCCATCACCAGGGACAGGTTGCTGACCAGGCCGTCGTTGGCGCCAAAGACGGCGGCCCGGAACGAACCGGAGAGCCGGTTGCGCCCGCGCGTGGCAAGCCCGCGGACCACTTCCTCATGGATCGCCTCGTCGGCGGCCATCGCATCGGTGGCGTCGACGTCGGACGCGTAGGGGGAGCGGGATTCGGAGCGCTGCGCCAGGGCCAGCACAAAGACGGAGCCGAAGCGGCGGGCCAGCAGGCCCAACAGCCGGTTGCGGGCCGAAGGGTGCACGGCATGGTCGGCATGTTCGCCGAGCAGGTTCAGCCAGTGCTGTTCGTGCCGGCCTTCGGCCTGGGCCAGGGCCAGCAGGATGGCTTTTTCCTCGCCGTCGCGGCGTTGGGCAAGATCACGGTAGACGGACGCTTCGGCCCGTTCATCGGCCAAATATTGTCGCCACCGCTTGATTTCAGCGGGGGTGGGTACACGCTCGGGCATGATGGGATCTCCTCAAGTCAGCCCTCACTGTAGCGCGAATCGGCGCGGTTTTTCGGCCGGTACTCCTTGGGAAAAAGTTTCGGCGCACCGCATTTTCGCGGTCGCTTAGAACCGCTGGAGTTTGAAGCCGAGGCCCCGGCCGGAGCGGACTCCGGTCTGCGCCACGGTGACCACCAGGGTGCCGATTTCCGGGATCCAACGGGCCGGGCGCACGGCCTGCGCGAGGGCGTCGAGGAGCTGGGCGGGCTCGGCGGACCAGTAGGCGTGGTGCCCGGCAGGGGTGTGGAAGGCGACCGTGCCAAGGTTGGCGTCCACGGCGGGCAGCACGGGAATGCCGGGTGCGGCAGGGGCTGCTGCGGCGGGCGCGGGGGAGGTGCGGCGGGTGCGGTTAACGGAAAGGACAGTCATCATCAAGGCCTTTGGGAGTGCTCTTACCCGCGGATCCAGTCACCGCTGGTCACTTCCTCATCCGAGCCACCCTGCGAACATGGGGTTGGCGTGCGGCCAGTCGGAGCTTGGCGCCGCATCTCTTGAAGCTGCTCACAAGGCTACTGCCTTAAAGCGCGTGGGCGGTGGTTTGCGTAATAAATTACGCAAACCACCGCCCCAGCCGCTCCCACTGCTCGCAAGCTCGCAGCGGGCCCCTCGCGGCTGTGGGCCCAAAAATGTGGCTCCACCGCACGGGGGCGTGTGCCTGGTTAGCCGTTGACGACTGACTTGATGTCGTCGGCGTTGGAGTCCGTGGCCGCAGCGGCCAGGCGGTCGTCCCAGCCCTTGCGGATGTGGGCCGGGGTGGGCGGGCTCAGCAGCGACACTACTACGTAGACCACCAGGGAGGCGGCCAGGCCGAAGTAGATGGGTTCGTTGGCGTAGATGCCGTCGTTGAACGGGTCGAGGCTGTGCAGCACGCCGGTGCCGTAGAGGACCAGCAGGCCCAGGGTGACCGCGCAACCGGCGGCCATGGACCAGGCAGCGCCCAGTCCCGTGCCGCGCTTCCAGACAAGGCCGCCGATGATGGCCACGAGCAGGCCGCCCACCAGGATGTCGTAGGCCACGGTCAGGGCAAACACGACGTCGGAGGCGAGGATGGAAATCAGCACCACCAGCAGGCCCAGGCCCAGCACGTACATGCGGTTGCCCTTGATGTCGTGCTCGGGGTTGGAGGAGTCGGAGTTGTCGATCTTCTTGCCGAACCAGCTGGCCACGAACGGGACCACGTCGGCGCGGGCCACGGTGGCGGCGGCGATCAAGGCGCCGGAGGCGGTGGACATCATGGCGGCCACGGCGGCGGCCATGACCAGGCCGCCGATGCCGATGGGCAGGATGTTGGTGGCCACCTCGGCGTAGACGGCGTCCTTGCCGAGTGAGGCAACGTCAATGTGCGGCAGTGCCACGCGGGCGGCGAGGCCGATCAGGGCGCCGGCCACACCGTACAGGATGCAGTAGATGCCGGCCGTGGAGCCGCCCCAGCGGGCCACCGTGGGGTTCTTGGCGGTGAAGACGCGCTGCCAGATGTCCTGGCCGATCAGGATGCCCAGCGTGTAGACCACGAAGAACGTCACGATGGTGCTGACGCCGATCCCGTCCCACTGGAAGAAGCTCGCGTCGAGGCGGGACTTGATGCCGTCCAAGCCGCCGGCGGCGTTGAAGGTGAAGGGGAGCATGAGGAAGAAGATGCCCACGGTCTTGATGATGAACTGGACCTGGTCGGCCAGGGTGATGGACCACATGCCGCCAATCGTGGAGTAGACCAGCACAATGGCGCCGCCCACCGCGATGGCCAGCCAGCGCTCCCAGCCAAACAGCACCACGAAGATGGTGGCGTAGGCGCCCGTGGACGTCGCGGAAATCATGATCGTGTAGGCGAGCATCACGATGCCGGAAGCCTTGGTGGCTTCCTGGCCGTAGCGCAGGCTCAGCATCTGGGAGACCGTGTAGATCTTCAGCTTTTGGATGGTGCCGGCAAAGAGCAGGCTCAGCAGCAGCACGCCCACGCCAATAGCGACCACGAGCCACATGCCGGAGATGCCGAACTTGTAGCCAAGCCCGACGCCGCCCACGGTGGAGGCGCCGCCGAGGACGACGGCGGCCATGGTGCCCGTGTAGAGGAAGGGGCCAAGGCGGCGGCCGGCCACGAGGAAGTCGCTGTTGTTCTTGGTGCGCGACTTACCCCACCAGCCAAAGGCCAGCATGGCCACCAAATAGATGACGACAATTGCAATGTTCAGGCTCACGTGTGTCTCCAGGGTGCGGTGGGGAAGATTCCCCATAAAAATTGCCCGTTAGGCAACATGTGTTGTCCATTAGGCTAAACTGTGATTGAGCTTACAGTCAAGATGAAAGTGTTGGCGGGCTCGCCGTATAGAGTCACCGTGGGCGGATCCGCCCGATCAGAAGGAGCGAACATGAAAGCGTTGCCCGTGGAGCCCAGTGCGGCGCCGGTGGCCATAGGGTCGCGAATCCGGGCCGCCCGCCAGTCACAGCGACTCACCATTGAGCACGTGGCGGACGCGACAGGCCTGACCAAGGGTTTCCTGAGCAGGGTTGAGCGCGATCTCACCTCTCCTAGTGTCGCGTCATTGGTGACGTTGTGCCAAGTTCTCTCCGTGTCCATCGGCGACCTTTTCGCGGTCCCCGAGACGCACCTCACACGCGCCGGCGAGGGGCCCCGAATCTCCCTGGGCGGCGAGGGCATCGTGGAGCGACTGCTCACCGCCCGGTCCGAACGCAGGCTGCAAATCCTGGCCGCCACGATTGAACCCTATGGAAGCGGCGAATCCGAACTTTATGCCGTGGACTGCGACGTCGACGTGCTGCACATCATCAGCGGCGAACTGACCCTGATCATGACCCAGGACTCGTACGACCTCAAGGCCGGCGACACCCTGTCCTTCCCCGGCCGTGAGCCGCACTCCTGGGAAAACCGCTCGGCCACGCCGGTCGAGGCGCTGTGGATCCTGGTGCCCGCGGCCTCCGGTTCGGCCGGGTAGCCGCTTATCTTCACGCCAATTCCCTACGCGGCCTCCGGGTTTCTCCAAGCCAACTCATAGCAAACACGTGGATTGTTAAGGTCAAGAAGACCAAGCCCATGTGGGCCCGTGAGAGTGGAACCCGGCCATGAGAACAAGCAGGAACGGCAAGAAGATCGCAGCAGCGGTCACCACCGTGGTGGCGTTTGGGACCCTGGGCGTGGCCGGTGTGGGAAGTGCGGGGTTCTACGAAGCCATCGCCTCCCGCGGCACCTCCACCGTGAAGAGCACCCCAACACCCACCGCCACAAGCACGGCAACGGCCAGCCCCTCAACAACGACGCCGGAAAGTTCCGGCAGTTCAAGCAGCTCCGGTAGCTCCAGCGGTTCGGACAGTTCAGGCAGCTCAAACAGCTCCAGCGGGTCCGGAAGCTCCAGCGATTCGGGCGGCTCCATCTACTCGGGCAGCGGCGGCTCCAGCCACTCCCAGTCGGCGGGATCCTGACCATGGCAGGCCTCGGAGACCTCAGCGAACAAAGCTGGTCCGCGCACTCCTGGCGGGTGTGGGGCCTCGACGCCTCGCTGGTGGTCACCGCGCCCGCACAACTCCAGGCGGCCGTGGGCATGGCGCGCTGCGCGCTCGACGCCGTCGACCTCGCCGCCAGCCGCTTCCGTGACGATTCGGAACTGGCCGTTCGCCGGGCGGAGCTGGTGCACGGCGCCACGGTGTCCCCGCTGCTGGCCACGCTGATGGAGTCGGCGCTGGCCGCGGCCCGCTGGACCGGCGGCGCCGTGGATCCCACCCTGGGCAACGACCTCATCACGCTGGGATACGACAAGGACTTCGCCGCACTCGCTCCGGACAATGGAGCCGCCACCGGGGCTGTTGGCCTTGCGCCGCAGGCATGCCGGCCAGCCCGGAGTGTGCCTGGGTGGGAACGCATCAGCCTGGACGGCCGCTTCCTGACCGTCCCGGCCGACATCACGATCGACCTGGGCGCCACGGCCAAGGCTGTTGCAGCCGACCTGGCGGCGGCGCGCATCGCCGAAGCCCTGGGCTGCGGGGTGCTGGTCAACCTGGGCGGCGACCTCGCCACGGCCGGTCCCGCCCCGGACGACGCCGGCGGCCGCTGGCAGATCCTGGTCCAGGACACGGCGGACGACCCCGCCCAGCAGGTCGCCGTACCGGCCGGCGGTGCGCTGGCCACCTCAAGCACCGTCAAGCGGCGCTGGCAGCAGGGCCATGCCGTGCGGCACCACATCCTCGACCCCCGCTTTGGCCTGCCCGTGGACGCTGTGTGGCGCAGCGTCTCCGTGGCTGCACCCACCGCGCTCGCCGCCAACGCGTTCAGTACGGCGGCGATCGTCAAGGGCCATGCCGCCGTTGCCTGGCTGCGCGGCGAGGGTTCCAGTGCACGCCTTGTTGATCAACAGGGCAGGGTCATCACGACGGGCGACTGGCCCGCCCAGGCCCCGGCGGACGCGCTCAGGACGGCAGAGGCGGTGGTGAGCCGTGGATGACGCACTGTGGGCCTTTGGCCGCGTGAGCGGGTTTGTCTCGATGGTGTTGCTGACCGTCGCGCTGATCCTGGGCATCCTGACCCGCTCCGGCCGGCCGTTGCCGGCCCTGCCCGGGTGTCGATCTCCCTGCTTCACCGCAACATCTCCCTCATGGCGGTGATCTTCCTGGTCTTCCACGTGGGTTCGCTCATGCTCGACTCCTTTGCCCGGCTAAACCCGGTGGATGTGGTGGTGCCGTTCCTGGGCAGTTACAAACCGTTCTGGCAGGGACTCGGCACGGTGGCACTTGACCTTTTGGCCGCCGTCGTCCTGACCAGCATGTTCCGGCAACGCCTGGGGCAACGCGGATTCCGCCTGGTCCACTGGCTGAGCTACGCCATGTGGCCCGTGGCGGTGGCCCACTCGCTGGGCAACGGCAGCGACGGAACCAGTGCCCCCGTCATCGCCGCGACCGTCGTGTCGGTGGTGGCCGTGCTGGCCGCCGTCGCATGGCGGGTCTCGGCGGGGTTCCTGGAGACGGCCAAGCTGCGCACGGGGAGGCTGCCATGACCGCGAGGGTGGAGGAACCGGTGGATGAGACCGTGCCGGCCCTCGGAGCAACCCGGCTTTTTGCCGCGGGCGGGCAGGCCGGATATGCGACGCACCGCGCCACCTTCGGGGAGCTGCCGTGGCGCGAGTTGGAGACCACGTTCCTGCCGGAACTGGAGGCATCCGGGCTTTCGGGCCGCGGTGGCGCCGCATTCCCGGCGTGGCGGAAAATGGCACTACTGGCCGGTGCCCGGCGAACGGGCCGGCGCGTGCCGCGGGCTTCGACCCCCGTGCTCATCGCCAACGGCGCCGAAGGGGAGCCGCTGAGCGTTAAGGACGCCACGCTGCTGCACAACGCCCCGCACCTGGTCATCGACGGGCTGCTGGCCGCCGCAAAGGTCACCGGCGCCCGCACCATCTTCATCTACACGGGCGTCGGCAACCTGGCACCGGTGACAACGGCGCTCGCCGAACGTGACGACGCCGGGGCGGTGACCCTGGTGGAGGCGCCCGATACCTTCGTCGCCGGCCAATCCAGCGCCGTCGTCAACTTCCTGGAAACCGGCCGGGCCCTGCCACGAACCATGGCCACGAGGCTGGGCGAGGCCGGATTCAAGGGCCGGCCCACGCTGCTGAGCAATGTGGAAAGCTGGGCGCACATGGCTTTGATCGCCCGCTACGGCGCCGCATGGTTCCGGGCGCAGGGGACGCAGCCTGATCCCGGTACCCGGCTGGTGTCGATTTCCGGGGACGTCCCCGCGGAGACGGTGCTTGAGGTGCCCGGCGGAGCCCCACTGGAGGCGGTGCTGGCGTCCGCCGGGGTAGGGCCCGACGCCGTTGGCGCGGTTTTGGTGGGCGGCTTCCACGGCCGCTGGGTGCGGCCCGCTGGAATGCGCCTTGCTGCGGGGGAGCAATCCGCCCAAAGCGTCCGGCCCGGCGCGGGAGTGCTGCACGTGCTGGGCCACGGACGGTGCGGGCTGGCCGCGACGGCCACCATGGTCAGTTATTTGGCGGGGGAGTCGGCGCGGCAATGCGGCCCCTGCCTGTTTGGACTGCCCGCGCTGGCCGGGCTCATGGGCAGGCTGGCTGCGGGTGCCGGCGCCGGCCGGGCGGACGCCGATTTGGTGGCTGAGGTGCAGCGCATGGGTGAGCTGGTGGCTGGCCGGGGCGCCT
Proteins encoded in this window:
- a CDS encoding FAD:protein FMN transferase, producing the protein MAGLGDLSEQSWSAHSWRVWGLDASLVVTAPAQLQAAVGMARCALDAVDLAASRFRDDSELAVRRAELVHGATVSPLLATLMESALAAARWTGGAVDPTLGNDLITLGYDKDFAALAPDNGAATGAVGLAPQACRPARSVPGWERISLDGRFLTVPADITIDLGATAKAVAADLAAARIAEALGCGVLVNLGGDLATAGPAPDDAGGRWQILVQDTADDPAQQVAVPAGGALATSSTVKRRWQQGHAVRHHILDPRFGLPVDAVWRSVSVAAPTALAANAFSTAAIVKGHAAVAWLRGEGSSARLVDQQGRVITTGDWPAQAPADALRTAEAVVSRG
- a CDS encoding LOG family protein — translated: MNAPLAPRARTVDVEDVERFDALLEAGAASMHGWHFQAVDLRGRSSELVRLRASGAIFMGCTFAEGIEELLRSRGALIFPTLPHIPFNAYRGRLYTGAELYAGISGTEYEAVPDARIYQWTMQAGSGRALNATLATAMHDHAISDALDDVLDGCAAAGTPVVGVMGGHVAARGSAEYAQAARLGRSLARQGFMVATGGGPGAMEAANLGAYLSTYDDDALDGALATLGAVPGFRPSITEWARAAQAVLAGYPSGAPSIGIPTWFYGHEPPNVFATHIAKYFANSIREAVLLARSNGGIIFLPGAAGTVQEIFQDACENYYAADGAVTPMILVGRTHWEQELPVQPLLAALGRGRAMAANVHVVETVDEACAVLASRPTLLQ
- a CDS encoding NADH-ubiquinone oxidoreductase-F iron-sulfur binding region domain-containing protein, whose translation is MTARVEEPVDETVPALGATRLFAAGGQAGYATHRATFGELPWRELETTFLPELEASGLSGRGGAAFPAWRKMALLAGARRTGRRVPRASTPVLIANGAEGEPLSVKDATLLHNAPHLVIDGLLAAAKVTGARTIFIYTGVGNLAPVTTALAERDDAGAVTLVEAPDTFVAGQSSAVVNFLETGRALPRTMATRLGEAGFKGRPTLLSNVESWAHMALIARYGAAWFRAQGTQPDPGTRLVSISGDVPAETVLEVPGGAPLEAVLASAGVGPDAVGAVLVGGFHGRWVRPAGMRLAAGEQSAQSVRPGAGVLHVLGHGRCGLAATATMVSYLAGESARQCGPCLFGLPALAGLMGRLAAGAGAGRADADLVAEVQRMGELVAGRGACHHPDGTVQLIRSALETFADDVPWHLAGQCLAGQHLAEGGSR
- a CDS encoding sodium:solute symporter, whose product is MLAFGWWGKSRTKNNSDFLVAGRRLGPFLYTGTMAAVVLGGASTVGGVGLGYKFGISGMWLVVAIGVGVLLLSLLFAGTIQKLKIYTVSQMLSLRYGQEATKASGIVMLAYTIMISATSTGAYATIFVVLFGWERWLAIAVGGAIVLVYSTIGGMWSITLADQVQFIIKTVGIFFLMLPFTFNAAGGLDGIKSRLDASFFQWDGIGVSTIVTFFVVYTLGILIGQDIWQRVFTAKNPTVARWGGSTAGIYCILYGVAGALIGLAARVALPHIDVASLGKDAVYAEVATNILPIGIGGLVMAAAVAAMMSTASGALIAAATVARADVVPFVASWFGKKIDNSDSSNPEHDIKGNRMYVLGLGLLVVLISILASDVVFALTVAYDILVGGLLVAIIGGLVWKRGTGLGAAWSMAAGCAVTLGLLVLYGTGVLHSLDPFNDGIYANEPIYFGLAASLVVYVVVSLLSPPTPAHIRKGWDDRLAAAATDSNADDIKSVVNG
- a CDS encoding cupin domain-containing protein, translating into MKALPVEPSAAPVAIGSRIRAARQSQRLTIEHVADATGLTKGFLSRVERDLTSPSVASLVTLCQVLSVSIGDLFAVPETHLTRAGEGPRISLGGEGIVERLLTARSERRLQILAATIEPYGSGESELYAVDCDVDVLHIISGELTLIMTQDSYDLKAGDTLSFPGREPHSWENRSATPVEALWILVPAASGSAG
- a CDS encoding VIT1/CCC1 transporter family protein, producing the protein MPERVPTPAEIKRWRQYLADERAEASVYRDLAQRRDGEEKAILLALAQAEGRHEQHWLNLLGEHADHAVHPSARNRLLGLLARRFGSVFVLALAQRSESRSPYASDVDATDAMAADEAIHEEVVRGLATRGRNRLSGSFRAAVFGANDGLVSNLSLVMGMAATGVGSQVVLFSGIAGLLAGALSMGAGEFVSVRSQRELLDASLPTQVTLSAAPSLDLENNELVLVYLARGMSRETAEHRAAERMGQFTCDCDPSLSLQPDKFEEADDHETLGTAWGAASSSFCFFASGAIIPILPFLFGMTGIGALALSCALVGLTLMGTGAVVGLLSGASPLWRGLRQLGIGMGAAAATYVLGLLFGSVIG
- a CDS encoding ferric reductase-like transmembrane domain-containing protein, coding for MAVIFLVFHVGSLMLDSFARLNPVDVVVPFLGSYKPFWQGLGTVALDLLAAVVLTSMFRQRLGQRGFRLVHWLSYAMWPVAVAHSLGNGSDGTSAPVIAATVVSVVAVLAAVAWRVSAGFLETAKLRTGRLP